A genomic window from Triticum urartu cultivar G1812 chromosome 7, Tu2.1, whole genome shotgun sequence includes:
- the LOC125521044 gene encoding AT-hook motif nuclear-localized protein 18-like → MDPVAAAAHGGGHHFGPPVGTFHPFHGHFPGQQQHPAFQHFQDHHQQLLGGMLAKQELVDESNTTINSGGSNNGNSGGEGEQHMGGGGGGGGGSAQQQQQHAGGGGGEEGQQQQQQALAVMRRPRGRPAGSKNKPKPPVIITRDSASALRAHVLEVAAGCDVVDCVAAFARRRQVGVCVLSGTGAVANVSVRQPGGAVATLAGCFDILSLSGSFLPPPAPPSATGLTVYVSGGQGQVVGGSVAGALVASGPVVIMAASFGNASYERLPLDDEEPSAAQGLAQAHSSPPPLPLPTHQLQQQHQPSSSLAQAPDHHLPHNLMNGLQQLPGDPYGWTTPGGSGGRVSPY, encoded by the coding sequence ATGGATCCGGTGGCCGCGGCGGCGCACGGCGGGGGCCACCACTTCGGGCCGCCGGTGGGGACGTTCCACCCGTTCCACGGCCACTTCCCGGGCCAGCAGCAGCACCCGGCGTTCCAGCATTTCCAGGACCACCACCAGCAGCTGCTCGGCGGGATGCTGGCCAAGCAGGAGCTCGTGGACGAGAGCAACACCACCATCAACAGCGGCGGCAGCAACAACGGCAACAGCGGCGGCGAGGGCGAGCAGCAcatgggcggcggcggcggcggaggaggaggatccgcgcagcagcagcagcagcacgcgggcggcggaggaggcgaggaggggcagcagcagcagcagcaggcgCTGGCGGTGATGCGGCGGCCCAGGGGCCGGCCCGCGGGGTCCAAGAACAAGCCCAAGCCGCCCGTCATCATCACGCGGGACAGCGCCAGCGCGCTGCGGGCGCACGTCCTCGAGGTCGCCGCCGGATGCGACGTCGTCGACTGCGTCGCCGCCTTCGCGCGCCGCCGCCAGGTGGGGGTCTGCGTGCTCAGCGGCACGGGCGCCGTCGCCAACGTCTCCGTCCGCCAGCCCGGCGGCGCCGTCGCCACGCTCGCTGGCTGCTTCGACATCCTCTCGCTCTCCGGCTCCTTCCTGCCCCCGCCAGCGCCTCCTTCCGCCACGGGGCTCACCGTGTACGTCTCCGGCGGCCAGGGCCAGGTCGTGGGCGGCTCGGTCGCCGGCGCGCTCGTGGCCTCCGGCCCGGTGGTCATCATGGCCGCCTCCTTTGGCAACGCCTCCTACGAGCGCCTCCCCCTCGACGACGAAGAGCCATCCGCAGCGCAGGGCCTCGCGCAGGCGCACTCCTCCCCACCGCCGCTGCCATTGCCGACACACCAGCTCCAGCAGCAGCACCAGCCGTCCTCGTCCCTGGCGCAGGCGCCCGACCACCACCTCCCCCACAACCTGATGAACGGCCTCCAGCAGCTCCCCGGCGACCCCTACGGCTGGACCACCccgggcggcagcggcggccgCGTCTCGCCCTACTGA